Part of the Triticum urartu cultivar G1812 chromosome 2, Tu2.1, whole genome shotgun sequence genome, ATCCGTACATCAAGGTCGATACGAGGTGGTCGTCAACTGGGGCCTCCCCTGTGTTGATGGAGCTGGCCATGGGCTGTTGTACGCCGGCGCCGTTCCGGAATGATGTACGACTATGCCAACTACAGCCACCACATCTTTCACATGTACATGCTCGTTGGGATTTTATTTTCATGCACCGATCCAATCACGTGCACACATCCATCCGGTGTGTGTATAGTGTATAAACATGCATGCAGGGACTCGACCAACTAATAAACGGGCTAACAAACACACTATATGTGTCACCATGACACGACTaatctataatacctaaatagCTCATCCTCATTATCCTATTTCTTTTGACATACAGCCAATCCACATCAACTGATCGCCACATCATCATTCTACAACCGGCTTACGGATGGGACCAACCAATGTTCAGCAGTGCAGAGATCGCCACCTCAGCGATAAGTTACCAGTGTTCGTGAACCCACCAAAGTAAAAGAAAAAAAAGCTTTTCCGCAGTCATCTTTCCCCCAAGTTTTCCCCACGCCGGCGGTCAGAACCAGAGGAGCCCTCCTCGGGCCGGcgcctcccccgccgccgccatcaAGGCCCGGAAGCAATCGCCCGCTCAGCCGATTTACTGGTCCAGGTCACCTCCGCCGCTGTCACGGCGGGCAGGGCTCCCGGCCAGTCTCCGTCATGGCCGCCGCCACCTCCGACGCTCCCCGGCCACAGGTGCGCATTAACTCGCCTGTTGATTGACCTTCCCGCTACCACCCTATTGCCGCCGCTATCCTTTCGCCTCCACGACGTATGCTCTGCCGGCCACAAGTGCCCGTGAAAAACTGAAACGGCCCAAGGCACTACAGCATTCATGGCCTCTATAGATCGCCCTCCATTACCCTACAAATGCGGAAAAATTGTTGCTGCATTCGCGTTTAAAAACCAGTCTATGCTGCCATCGTCATCCACTCTGGACCGTCCTCTACTCTGGAAGTTGTACTGCCCCTAATATTAGCCACACTGATTTTTACCACCTCTAAGCTTATTTTAATGATTTTCTCAGATTGCAGGTTGGGTCGAAAGGTGCTCGATGATTCGCTTCATAGGACTACTGCTGCTCGGATTGATTTCGTTGTTACACAGGTCTTTTGCTAATCCCGTTTGTCCAGATTGTTCTTTGCTGCGACTTGCATATGCAAAACTCATACAGTGCTAATATGGAATATCAGGCTTTCACGTTTCATAGTACTTCTTATTTCTTCTTCTCAACACAACTTCTCTCATCCGAGAAAAAATCACGGATGATTGGTTCCCATATTATTTTCTGTTTTGTGTGTGTTTATTGTACATTTGATTATATCCATTTCTAATAGGGATAATATGTTGATGCTAGAGCTTAAACTCTAAAATCGGAAAAGGGCGGTGTGTTCAGGATGTGGTTGAGAGAATAGTAGTTGGCAGATACTGGATTACCTGACCAGAAAGAGTATCATGGAATTGGATACGGACTTCCCTCAGGTTTTTGCAATTTAGATTAGCAAATCACTTTTACTATGTACGAAACTGATCTGTTTCTTCTCATTTAGGATAGACGCAGTAAAAAAGATGTCGTCATTATTCTTATTTTCCTTTGTTACTGAAGATTATTCCgtacacagacacacacacacacacgcaactGTGAAGGTAtatgtgttttttgtttttggaCAAGTCATATACATGTTTGACTGGTAATCATGATGCCTTGCTTCCTTTCTTTGCTGAAATTTTACAACAATGCCTCTACTAACCTCATTTCAATTGATGAGTACAGACCTTCTGTTTGTTTTTGTGTGTGTTAAATGGCATAGGAATTTCTCCCCTGGAGCTTTCCAGTTCAGAGAACTGAATTTGACACTCCAAATCATAAGACAACATTCAACATTACTACGCAAGGGAACTTCAGAAAATATTTTCCTGTCCCTGGTAGAAACAGAACTGAAGATTACACCCTTCAGGTTAGGTATGGACACTTCAAATCAGTAGACACCTTTTTTTCTTTCTGGTATTGCTTCCAAAATCATGATtacattcatatcacaaaacagtCAAAATGCTAAGCTAAATTGTACTACAACAACAGCCTATCTACAACTACAGCCAGCAGCTACAACAGCTGAGCGCACATCACATGGGCCTAGCCAAGTACGTTTACATTGCAAGACAGTCTCGACGACATTGACAGAGCAAAATTTGTTGTATTTTTCCCATCAATTGTTTTGTTCTGTGGTTGTTCTGATGCTGAACATAAAATAAATGTATGCTTGCTGCTCATTATCAGGCTATGAGGCAGACAAAGCAACTACAAAAGAATGTATCCTAGCTACCTTCACCAATATGTTGCAGCAGCAAGTCAAGCCACAGAAAATATATGAATG contains:
- the LOC125536514 gene encoding uncharacterized protein LOC125536514 isoform X6, encoding MAAATSDAPRPQIAGWVERCSMIRFIGLLLLGLISLLHRNFSPGAFQFRELNLTLQIIRQHSTLLRKGTSENIFLSLVETELKITPFRNG
- the LOC125536514 gene encoding uncharacterized protein LOC125536514 isoform X3, translated to MAAATSDAPRPQIAGWVERCSMIRFIGLLLLGLISLLHRNFSPGAFQFRELNLTLQIIRQHSTLLRKGTSENIFLSLVETELKITPFRLAYLQLQPAATTAERTSHGPSQAMRQTKQLQKNVS
- the LOC125536514 gene encoding uncharacterized protein LOC125536514 isoform X1, with translation MAAATSDAPRPQIAGWVERCSMIRFIGLLLLGLISLLHRNFSPGAFQFRELNLTLQIIRQHSTLLRKGTSENIFLSLVETELKITPFRLAYLQLQPAATTAERTSHGPSQEWLTESSVHISEAKRGVGVEDLTQFGSNYCYLSNRSFSPRLLVVRP
- the LOC125536514 gene encoding uncharacterized protein LOC125536514 isoform X2, with the protein product MIRFIGLLLLGLISLLHRNFSPGAFQFRELNLTLQIIRQHSTLLRKGTSENIFLSLVETELKITPFRLAYLQLQPAATTAERTSHGPSQEWLTESSVHISEAKRGVGVEDLTQFGSNYCYLSNRSFSPRLLVVRP
- the LOC125536514 gene encoding uncharacterized protein LOC125536514 isoform X4, which codes for MAAATSDAPRPQIAGWVERCSMIRFIGLLLLGLISLLHRNFSPGAFQFRELNLTLQIIRQHSTLLRKGTSENIFLSLVETELKITPFRLGMADREQCAHL
- the LOC125536514 gene encoding uncharacterized protein LOC125536514 isoform X5 — its product is MAAATSDAPRPQIAGWVERCSMIRFIGLLLLGLISLLHRNFSPGAFQFRELNLTLQIIRQHSTLLRKGTSENIFLSLVETELKITPFSLSTTTASSYNS
- the LOC125536514 gene encoding uncharacterized protein LOC125536514 isoform X7, giving the protein MELDTDFPQEFLPWSFPVQRTEFDTPNHKTTFNITTQGNFRKYFPVPGRNRTEDYTLQPIYNYSQQLQQLSAHHMGLAKNG